One Maribacter cobaltidurans genomic window carries:
- a CDS encoding SDR family oxidoreductase, with the protein MGNILVAGANGTTGKKVVHLLKASQYFNPVAMVRKKEQMAQFENDGIDTVLGDLEEDLSHTVKNIDKVIFAAGSGGKKVVAVDQEGAKSLMDVSKKANVKRFVMLSSMGADNPEAAEDLKEYLQAKHNADEYLKKSDLKYMIVRPGSLTNENGTGTISLKKHFEEQGSISRDDVAQTLVHALHEDAGTNETFEILEGETLIGKALDSVS; encoded by the coding sequence ATGGGAAATATATTAGTAGCAGGAGCCAATGGTACCACGGGAAAAAAGGTGGTTCACTTATTAAAAGCATCCCAATATTTTAATCCTGTTGCAATGGTTCGTAAGAAAGAACAAATGGCGCAATTTGAAAATGATGGAATAGATACCGTTTTAGGCGATTTGGAGGAAGATCTTTCGCATACAGTCAAGAACATTGATAAGGTGATTTTTGCCGCTGGATCGGGAGGAAAAAAAGTGGTAGCTGTGGATCAGGAGGGCGCTAAAAGCTTAATGGACGTTTCCAAAAAAGCGAACGTGAAGAGATTTGTGATGTTAAGTTCAATGGGAGCTGATAATCCGGAAGCTGCCGAGGATCTAAAAGAGTATTTACAAGCAAAACATAATGCGGATGAATACCTTAAAAAGAGCGATTTAAAGTATATGATCGTTCGCCCCGGGTCATTGACCAACGAAAATGGGACTGGTACGATAAGCTTAAAAAAGCATTTTGAAGAACAGGGTTCCATAAGCCGTGATGACGTTGCGCAAACCTTGGTTCATGCCTTACATGAAGATGCCGGTACCAACGAAACGTTTGAAATTTTGGAAGGTGAGACCTTGATTGGAAAAGCTTTGGATTCAGTTTCCTAG
- a CDS encoding PQQ-dependent sugar dehydrogenase, with product MKNKIPFIKITFATALALSIFSCKETKKEESVDVKEEVPMDSTDLALLDLNLPDGFDIKVYARGVDGARSMAMGDNGTLFVGTRNENTVYAIQDKDGDYNAETVMVLDTMEVPNGIAMRNGDLYVAQVGSLWKYPNIENQLGDSLNKELVYDDYPTEFHHGWKYIAFGPDDKLYVPVGAPCNICNPTQDERFATITRMDPDGTNREIYAKGVRNSVGFTWDDNGEMWFTDNGRDMLGDDIPPCELNHITEAGQHFGYPFCHGGTVKDPEFGDQRPCSDFVPPAKALGAHVAPLAVKFKSGNMFPSTYNGKAFIAEHGSWNRSKKIGYRIMLADIENGEVKSTEPFIDGWLNDETQEVTGRPVDLLWMEDGSLLISDDYGDAIYRVTYSDTQVASN from the coding sequence ATGAAAAACAAAATACCCTTTATAAAAATAACCTTTGCTACTGCATTGGCACTTAGCATATTTTCCTGTAAGGAAACCAAGAAGGAGGAAAGCGTTGATGTCAAAGAGGAAGTACCCATGGATAGTACGGACTTGGCATTATTGGATCTCAATTTACCCGATGGTTTTGACATTAAGGTATATGCTAGGGGGGTCGATGGTGCACGTTCCATGGCCATGGGCGATAATGGAACACTTTTCGTCGGTACAAGAAACGAGAATACCGTGTATGCCATACAAGACAAGGATGGCGACTATAACGCGGAAACGGTCATGGTACTCGATACTATGGAAGTTCCAAACGGAATCGCCATGAGGAACGGTGACCTGTATGTTGCCCAAGTAGGAAGTCTTTGGAAATATCCAAATATTGAGAATCAATTAGGGGATTCACTCAACAAGGAATTGGTTTACGATGATTATCCAACGGAATTTCATCACGGATGGAAATATATTGCTTTTGGACCCGATGATAAATTATATGTACCTGTAGGAGCACCATGTAACATTTGTAATCCTACGCAAGATGAACGTTTTGCAACGATTACCAGAATGGACCCTGATGGCACAAATCGCGAAATCTATGCTAAAGGAGTACGTAATTCCGTAGGCTTTACTTGGGACGATAACGGCGAAATGTGGTTTACGGACAATGGTAGGGATATGTTGGGCGATGATATCCCTCCTTGTGAATTAAATCATATTACCGAGGCCGGTCAGCATTTTGGATATCCTTTTTGTCATGGAGGTACCGTAAAGGACCCGGAATTCGGAGATCAACGTCCTTGTTCTGATTTTGTACCACCTGCAAAAGCTTTAGGAGCACATGTAGCACCGCTGGCCGTTAAATTTAAATCAGGAAATATGTTTCCCTCTACTTATAACGGAAAAGCATTTATCGCTGAGCACGGTTCATGGAACCGAAGTAAAAAAATAGGTTATAGAATTATGCTGGCCGATATAGAAAATGGTGAAGTAAAGAGTACGGAGCCTTTTATTGATGGGTGGCTGAATGATGAAACTCAAGAGGTTACTGGAAGACCGGTAGACCTACTTTGGATGGAAGATGGGTCTTTATTGATTTCGGATGACTATGGCGATGCCATTTACAGGGTTACTTATTCCGATACACAAGTAGCCTCAAACTAA
- a CDS encoding ferredoxin reductase domain-containing protein, producing the protein MAHKINIQEIGFIRHNVLQIQTDRPSGYDFTPGQACEMSIDQPKWKEEKRPFTFTSLPDDGFLQFTIKVYPNHYGVTDQLQTLEQGDSLLISDSWGAISYQGPGVFLAGGAGVTPFIAIIKNLARKGNLEGNTLIFGNQRERDIILQSDFERWLGKDFINILSDEHSSKFPHGTIDKEFIKNHTANLDKKFYLCGPPPMMDSVYNALLELDVPKKNIITEDLD; encoded by the coding sequence ATGGCACATAAAATAAATATCCAAGAAATAGGATTCATAAGACATAATGTACTTCAAATACAAACGGACAGACCTTCGGGTTATGATTTTACACCGGGTCAGGCTTGTGAAATGTCCATAGACCAACCCAAATGGAAGGAAGAGAAACGACCCTTTACCTTTACCAGTTTACCGGATGATGGTTTCTTACAATTTACTATCAAAGTGTATCCAAATCACTATGGGGTGACCGATCAATTACAGACATTGGAACAGGGAGATTCGTTGTTGATAAGTGATTCGTGGGGAGCAATTTCCTATCAAGGACCTGGAGTATTCTTGGCCGGTGGGGCAGGAGTTACGCCATTTATTGCGATTATTAAGAATTTGGCCCGAAAAGGAAATCTAGAGGGTAATACATTGATTTTTGGTAATCAACGTGAACGGGATATTATTCTTCAATCAGATTTTGAAAGGTGGCTCGGAAAAGATTTTATCAATATCCTTTCTGATGAACATAGCAGTAAGTTTCCCCATGGTACAATAGACAAGGAATTTATAAAAAACCATACTGCGAATCTAGATAAAAAGTTTTATCTCTGCGGACCACCACCCATGATGGATAGTGTATATAATGCCTTGTTGGAATTGGATGTTCCAAAAAAGAACATTATTACAGAAGATTTAGATTAA
- a CDS encoding pyridoxamine 5'-phosphate oxidase family protein, which produces MATKNLSNTDAVSKLKELATSIDFALMATQLDKFPLHAIPMSTKKVDSKGNIWFLSGKDSTHNKNINKDSNVQLFYSKAMAMEFLTVYGKAEIVDDQIIIDDLYQSSDDNWFDGKTDPNISAIKVIPEDAHYWDTKDNMLISLIKMGVGTVTGEKKDLSEQGNLKV; this is translated from the coding sequence ATGGCAACTAAGAATCTTTCGAATACGGATGCAGTATCAAAATTAAAGGAACTTGCAACTTCCATAGATTTTGCTTTAATGGCTACACAATTGGATAAATTTCCTTTACATGCTATACCCATGAGTACCAAAAAAGTGGATAGTAAAGGTAATATCTGGTTCTTAAGCGGTAAGGACAGTACCCACAACAAGAACATCAACAAGGATTCAAACGTTCAACTCTTTTATTCCAAAGCAATGGCTATGGAGTTCTTAACGGTATATGGAAAAGCAGAAATCGTAGATGACCAAATTATCATAGATGATTTATATCAAAGTAGTGATGACAATTGGTTCGACGGTAAGACCGACCCAAATATTTCAGCAATAAAAGTTATTCCTGAAGATGCCCATTATTGGGATACTAAGGACAATATGCTGATTAGTCTAATAAAAATGGGTGTGGGAACCGTGACGGGTGAAAAAAAGGATTTAAGTGAACAAGGCAATTTGAAGGTCTAG